The Clostridium beijerinckii genomic sequence TTATACTTATTTGGCAACAATATTTGAAAGCTTTTATTAGTATTCAAAAAAACAAAAAGTTGTTAACTAAAAGTTTTTACACCTTCAATTAACAACATATTTTGTATAATAAAATTATTTAATTTCTATCTTATTATAGTTTTTCTTTCCTCTTTTAATTAATACAGCACCATCTTGGAAGTCTTCTTCAGTTAAGATTCTATTAACGTCCTCAACTTTGACTCCATTAATAGACAAGCCACCTTGCTCAATTAATCTTCTACCTTCTTTTTTAGATGGAATAATTTTAGTACTTGCCATTACCTCTAATATAGGTAAACCAATTTCTTCTTTAGCTATAGTAACAGTTGGAACATTTGACATATCAGCTCCACCAGCAAATAATGCTGTTGCTGCTTCTTCTGCCTTCTTAGCTTCTTCTTCTCCATGAACAAGTTTAGTTATCTCATACGCAAGAACTTTCTTAGCTCCATTTATCTCAGCTCCTTCAAGCGCACCTAATCTCCTCACTTCATCCATTGGTAAGAATGTCAATAATGCCAAGCATTTTTCAACATCTGCATCATCTACATTTCTCCAATATTGATAAAAATCATATGGTGAAGTTTTTGCAGGATCTAACCATAATGCTCCTCCAACAGTCTTACCCATTTTTTGTCCTTGACTATTTGTAAGTAAAGTACAAGTCATAGCCATAGCTTCCCCTTGAGCTTTTCTTCTTACAAGTTCAACTCCAGCTATCATATTAGACCATTGATCATCTCCGCCAAGCTGCATTTTACAGTTATATTTTTGATTTAATTCATAAAAATCATATCCTTGCATTAACATATAGTTAAATTCTAAGAATGATAATCCTTTTTCTAATCTTTGTTTAAAGCATTCTGCTGTTAACATTCTGTTTACAGAAAAGTGCACTCCTACTTCTCTTAAGAAATCAACATAATTAAGATTTAAAAGCCAATCAGCATTGTTTGCTAATATTGCCTTACCATCAGAAAAATCTATAAATCTCTCCATTTGTTTCTTAATAGAATCTACATTATGCTGAATATCTTCTTTAGTAAGCATTTTTCTCATATCAGTTTTACCACTTGGATCTCCAACCATGGCAGTTCCACCACCAATTAAAGCTATCGGTCTATGTCCTGCTCTTTGCATATGAGCCATAAACATCATTGCTATAAAATGTCCTACATGTAAGCTATCTGCTGTAGGATCAAAGCCTATATAGAAAGTTATTTTTTCATTCTCCAATAATTTTCTTGTTTCTTCTTCATGTGTAAATTGTTTTATGTATCCTCTCTCTAATAGCTCATCTAATACATTTGCCATTATAGTACCTCCTAAAATTTTCTTATTTGAGTTAATATAAACTAATTGCAGATTACAAGTCCAGATTATAAAAACTATACGTATTTCTCAAAAAATATATTTTAGCTTCATAAATTTATTAAACTTTTCATCACAACTTTTTGTTACATAAGTTTTTAACTTATGCTGCATTTCAGGTTAATAAAGTAATATTATTCTAAATTTCATATTAGAATTACTTATTATAGTATATCCTCAACCTTAAATTTTGGCAATAATTCATATTTTATATACACTTATTTAGATTTAAACTCCATGTCATTTAATTTCAATGCTCGGCAATATCACCTTGAAACTATGTTCTGCTCGTGAATTAATAAATTTAACTCTGCCTTTCCCTTTAAAAGAATTTTTAATAATTGTAAATCCTCTTCCGCTATTTAAAAATCTTCTTTTCTCATCTAAAGAAATTAGTTTTTCATATAACCAAATATTTCTTTTATTATAATTGGTTCTTTGCCCTTTTACATTTTCATCTATGAACTCACCAGGGCTTGAAATAATAATTTTATTCCTATCTATAATTATTTCGATTATTTTATTCAAATCAAAGTATTCTCTATATAGAACTGCATTCTTTATTGCTTCAATTATTGCTTGCATTGGATAATTCTTTGGTAATATATCTTTTATTTTTTCTTCTGCACTATCTATCATAGATAAAAGATTTCCTTGAATTATGTGCAATTCTCCATTGGTTTTTTCT encodes the following:
- the tyrS gene encoding tyrosine--tRNA ligase, giving the protein MANVLDELLERGYIKQFTHEEETRKLLENEKITFYIGFDPTADSLHVGHFIAMMFMAHMQRAGHRPIALIGGGTAMVGDPSGKTDMRKMLTKEDIQHNVDSIKKQMERFIDFSDGKAILANNADWLLNLNYVDFLREVGVHFSVNRMLTAECFKQRLEKGLSFLEFNYMLMQGYDFYELNQKYNCKMQLGGDDQWSNMIAGVELVRRKAQGEAMAMTCTLLTNSQGQKMGKTVGGALWLDPAKTSPYDFYQYWRNVDDADVEKCLALLTFLPMDEVRRLGALEGAEINGAKKVLAYEITKLVHGEEEAKKAEEAATALFAGGADMSNVPTVTIAKEEIGLPILEVMASTKIIPSKKEGRRLIEQGGLSINGVKVEDVNRILTEEDFQDGAVLIKRGKKNYNKIEIK